Proteins found in one Pontibacter sp. SGAir0037 genomic segment:
- the rpsB gene encoding 30S ribosomal protein S2 — MASTNYKELLEAGVHFGHLTRKWDPKMAPYIFMEKNGIHIIDLNKTLVALDEATAAIKNIAKSGRKIMFVATKKQAQDIVAEEAKRLKMPYVTDRWLGGMLTNFATVRKSLKKMSTIDKMVKDNTAYAAIAKREKLMLSREREKLERVLGGIADLSRLPAALFIVDVKREHIAVKEAQKLNLPVFAICDTNSNPETVDYAIPANDDASKSISLIVSIIGKAIEEGLSERKVDKEETERKRSEEEGIKAKQEADEQ; from the coding sequence ATGGCAAGTACTAATTATAAAGAATTACTTGAGGCAGGTGTTCACTTCGGTCACCTTACCCGCAAGTGGGATCCAAAAATGGCACCGTACATCTTCATGGAGAAGAACGGTATCCACATTATTGACTTAAATAAGACGTTAGTTGCGCTTGATGAAGCTACTGCTGCTATCAAGAACATTGCAAAGTCTGGCCGTAAAATTATGTTCGTGGCTACTAAAAAGCAAGCACAGGACATCGTTGCGGAAGAGGCTAAGCGTCTTAAAATGCCTTACGTAACCGATCGTTGGTTAGGTGGTATGCTTACTAACTTCGCTACTGTTCGTAAGTCTTTGAAGAAAATGTCTACTATCGACAAGATGGTAAAAGACAATACAGCTTATGCAGCTATTGCGAAACGTGAAAAATTAATGCTTTCCCGTGAGCGTGAGAAACTGGAAAGAGTATTGGGAGGTATCGCTGATCTTTCCAGACTTCCTGCAGCTCTTTTCATTGTTGACGTAAAGCGTGAGCACATCGCAGTAAAAGAAGCTCAAAAATTAAACTTGCCTGTATTTGCAATTTGCGATACTAACTCTAACCCAGAGACAGTAGATTATGCAATTCCTGCAAACGACGATGCTTCTAAATCAATCTCCCTTATCGTGTCTATCATTGGTAAGGCAATTGAAGAAGGTTTGTCTGAGCGCAAAGTTGATAAAGAAGAAACTGAGCGTAAGCGTTCTGAAGAAGAAGGCATCAAGGCTAAGCAAGAAGCTGACGAACAATAA
- the rplM gene encoding 50S ribosomal protein L13 — MDHLSYKTLTVNKKTANKGWVIVDAGQGNLGRVASEIAKILKGKHKPSYTPFADCGDNVIVINSDNVRFSGRKWDQKYYLTHTGYPGGQKRTSPRELKAKSSTLIVERAVRGMLPKNRLGRELFRNLHVFTGSEHPFAAQQPKELTLNIK; from the coding sequence ATGGATCATTTAAGTTATAAAACCCTTACTGTCAACAAGAAGACAGCCAACAAAGGCTGGGTGATTGTTGATGCAGGTCAAGGAAACTTGGGTCGTGTGGCGTCTGAAATCGCCAAGATCTTGAAAGGCAAGCACAAGCCTTCGTACACGCCTTTTGCTGACTGCGGTGACAACGTAATCGTTATCAACTCTGATAATGTTCGTTTCTCTGGCCGCAAATGGGATCAGAAGTATTACCTGACGCATACTGGTTACCCAGGTGGTCAGAAAAGAACTTCTCCTCGTGAGCTTAAGGCGAAATCATCTACATTAATTGTAGAGCGCGCTGTTCGCGGTATGTTACCTAAAAACAGATTAGGTCGCGAGCTGTTCAGAAATCTTCATGTTTTTACAGGAAGCGAGCATCCTTTTGCAGCTCAGCAGCCTAAAGAATTAACCCTCAACATCAAATAA
- a CDS encoding NAD(P)H-quinone oxidoreductase gives MKAILVRQPGGPEQLQLGEYEKPVPKPNELLVKVHATALNRADTLQREGKYPPPKGASPLLGLEIAGVVEESGENCSRFRTGDKVFGLLPGGGYAEFAVIDEAMAMPLPENLSMEQAAAIPEVFLTAYQALFWIGDLQAGERVLVHAGASGVGTAAIQLAKAKQAEVLVTASEKKIQACLDLGASKAINYKEQAFLNEVMQYTKSEGVDLIVDFIAGPYFSNNIDCLGLDGRLVLLASLGGGKVENFDLRKVLSKRLQISGSTLRSRTRDYQVQLTRDLSAFALPLFQSGQLKPVIDSVFSWQDVAEAHRYMEQNGNIGKIVLQVS, from the coding sequence ATGAAAGCCATACTAGTGAGACAACCTGGAGGGCCAGAGCAATTGCAGCTCGGGGAATACGAAAAGCCGGTACCGAAGCCTAATGAACTGCTGGTAAAGGTGCATGCCACTGCCCTTAACCGTGCCGATACTTTACAGCGTGAAGGAAAGTATCCGCCGCCCAAAGGCGCAAGTCCACTGCTGGGACTGGAGATTGCCGGTGTAGTAGAAGAATCAGGAGAGAACTGTAGTCGCTTTCGTACAGGAGACAAAGTTTTTGGACTGCTACCCGGTGGAGGGTATGCCGAGTTTGCCGTGATAGACGAAGCTATGGCTATGCCGTTGCCTGAAAACTTATCGATGGAACAAGCTGCTGCGATACCGGAAGTTTTTCTGACTGCTTACCAGGCTTTGTTCTGGATTGGAGATTTGCAGGCAGGGGAGCGTGTGCTGGTGCATGCCGGAGCCAGTGGCGTAGGCACAGCAGCTATTCAGCTGGCTAAGGCGAAGCAGGCGGAGGTATTAGTTACAGCATCTGAAAAGAAGATACAGGCCTGCCTGGACTTAGGTGCAAGTAAAGCCATCAATTATAAAGAACAGGCTTTCCTGAACGAGGTGATGCAATATACTAAATCGGAGGGTGTAGACTTGATTGTTGACTTTATTGCAGGACCATACTTTAGCAACAACATAGACTGCCTGGGGCTGGATGGGAGGCTGGTGCTGCTTGCTAGTTTAGGTGGGGGAAAAGTTGAAAACTTTGATTTGCGGAAGGTGCTGTCGAAGCGCCTGCAGATTTCAGGCTCCACCCTTCGATCCCGTACCCGCGATTATCAGGTTCAGCTCACCAGAGATTTGAGTGCGTTTGCATTACCTCTGTTTCAGTCGGGCCAGCTAAAACCTGTAATAGATTCTGTGTTTAGTTGGCAGGATGTGGCCGAGGCACATCGATACATGGAGCAGAACGGGAATATTGGCAAGATTGTGCTTCAGGTGAGTTGA
- a CDS encoding PmoA family protein, which translates to MIRNSFVGAALLLMLAAFTKGYTAKEEAAVKPKRFMLTESKKDKRIDVTIDGKPFISYIYPDAVKKPVIYPIRTAKGNLITRGWPLEPRAGERVDHPHHVGLWFNYGDVNGYDFWNNSNDVGSHKGPFGTIRHQSVHKITNGDDKALLEVSAEWQKPDGTAMIKETTRFIFSDAHESRIIDRVTTLTALQEDVLFKDNKEGLIAIRVARELEHPSEKPEVFTDASGKATAVPKMNNEGVTGHYTSSEGKTGDDVWGTRANWVNLAGKIKDEAVSVVLMDHPKNIGYPAYWHARGYGLFAANNLGQHAMSNGQEVLNFKLEAGKSVTFQHRVIIHAGGSLTSEQVNTEFQKYTNGQ; encoded by the coding sequence ATGATCAGAAATTCATTTGTAGGTGCGGCTCTACTTTTAATGCTTGCAGCTTTTACAAAGGGCTATACTGCTAAGGAAGAAGCTGCAGTTAAGCCAAAGCGCTTTATGCTGACTGAAAGCAAAAAGGACAAGCGCATAGATGTAACTATAGACGGCAAGCCTTTTATTTCCTATATCTATCCTGATGCAGTAAAGAAGCCTGTAATTTATCCTATACGCACAGCTAAAGGCAACTTAATTACCCGGGGCTGGCCACTGGAGCCAAGAGCAGGTGAGCGAGTAGACCATCCGCACCACGTGGGGCTTTGGTTTAACTATGGCGATGTGAATGGATATGACTTCTGGAATAACTCTAACGATGTGGGTAGTCATAAAGGCCCTTTCGGAACCATTCGCCATCAGAGTGTGCATAAGATAACCAATGGTGATGATAAAGCTTTACTGGAAGTAAGCGCAGAGTGGCAGAAGCCTGATGGTACTGCCATGATAAAAGAAACGACCCGTTTTATTTTCAGTGATGCTCATGAAAGTCGAATTATAGATCGGGTAACTACTCTTACTGCGCTTCAGGAAGATGTGCTGTTTAAGGATAACAAAGAGGGGCTTATTGCCATCAGAGTTGCCAGAGAGTTGGAGCATCCGTCGGAGAAGCCGGAAGTTTTTACAGATGCGAGCGGCAAAGCTACTGCGGTACCTAAAATGAATAATGAAGGAGTAACAGGCCACTATACCAGCAGCGAAGGTAAGACTGGCGACGATGTTTGGGGAACCCGGGCAAATTGGGTGAATTTAGCTGGTAAGATAAAAGATGAAGCAGTATCGGTTGTTTTAATGGATCACCCGAAGAACATCGGCTATCCTGCATACTGGCATGCCAGAGGGTATGGTTTGTTCGCAGCAAACAACCTGGGACAGCACGCTATGAGTAATGGCCAAGAAGTGTTAAACTTTAAATTGGAAGCTGGCAAATCAGTAACATTCCAGCATCGGGTAATAATTCATGCTGGCGGCAGCTTAACTTCTGAGCAGGTAAATACTGAATTTCAAAAATATACGAACGGGCAATAA
- the tsf gene encoding translation elongation factor Ts, which translates to MAITAQDVNRLRQETGAGMMDCKKALTEANGDFEAAKDILRKQGQKIASKRADNTTSEGIVLTQVSEDGTTGKVIALACETEPVSKVADFQNLAKAVLDAAVSSNAATKEELLATPQADGRSLQDHITDLMGKIGEKIDVVSFESVSADQVVAYNHSNGKLGVLVALANTNGTDVTEVGKDVAMQIAAMKPIALDKDGVDSATIEREIEIGKEQARAEGKPENMLEKIAQGKLNKFYKESTLLNQEFVKDSSLTIAQLLEKTSKGLKVTEFKRVAIAG; encoded by the coding sequence ATGGCTATTACAGCACAAGACGTTAACAGACTGCGCCAGGAAACTGGAGCTGGTATGATGGATTGCAAAAAAGCGCTTACAGAAGCTAACGGCGACTTCGAAGCTGCTAAAGATATTCTGCGTAAGCAAGGTCAGAAAATTGCCAGCAAACGTGCTGACAACACTACTTCTGAAGGTATCGTTCTTACTCAGGTGAGCGAAGATGGCACTACTGGTAAAGTAATTGCCTTGGCTTGCGAAACAGAACCGGTATCTAAAGTAGCTGATTTCCAAAACCTGGCTAAAGCTGTTCTGGATGCTGCTGTTTCTTCAAACGCTGCTACCAAAGAAGAACTTTTAGCAACTCCTCAGGCTGATGGCCGCTCATTACAAGATCATATCACTGACCTGATGGGTAAAATTGGTGAGAAAATTGATGTAGTTTCTTTCGAATCTGTATCTGCTGATCAGGTTGTTGCTTATAACCACTCTAATGGTAAATTAGGTGTATTAGTTGCCCTTGCCAACACAAACGGTACAGACGTAACGGAAGTTGGTAAAGACGTAGCAATGCAAATTGCAGCTATGAAGCCAATCGCTCTTGATAAAGATGGCGTTGATTCTGCTACTATCGAGCGTGAAATTGAAATTGGCAAAGAGCAGGCTCGTGCTGAAGGCAAGCCAGAAAACATGTTAGAGAAAATTGCTCAGGGTAAACTGAACAAGTTCTACAAAGAAAGCACTTTATTAAACCAGGAGTTCGTAAAAGACTCTTCTCTTACTATTGCGCAATTGCTTGAGAAAACAAGCAAAGGCTTAAAGGTAACTGAATTTAAGCGTGTTGCTATTGCTGGTTAA
- the rpsI gene encoding 30S ribosomal protein S9 codes for MEVINTSGRRKTSVARIYMTPGQGIITINGRDIKTYFPSEVLQTIVNQPLQTLDSIGKYDIKANIKGGGVSGQAEALRLAISKALVVENAETKSALRKEGFITRDPRMVERKKFGKRKARRSFQFSKR; via the coding sequence ATGGAAGTTATCAATACATCTGGTAGAAGAAAAACCTCGGTGGCGCGCATTTACATGACGCCTGGGCAAGGGATTATCACTATTAACGGTAGAGATATTAAAACGTATTTCCCTAGCGAAGTACTGCAAACTATTGTGAATCAGCCGTTACAAACTTTAGATTCAATTGGCAAATACGATATTAAAGCCAATATCAAAGGTGGTGGTGTAAGCGGCCAGGCTGAAGCACTTAGACTTGCTATCTCTAAAGCACTGGTAGTTGAGAATGCCGAGACCAAATCAGCTCTTCGTAAAGAAGGATTTATCACAAGAGATCCTCGCATGGTAGAGCGTAAGAAGTTCGGTAAGCGTAAAGCTCGTCGTTCATTCCAGTTCAGTAAACGTTAA
- a CDS encoding IS3 family transposase, producing MEPTGGLSVRCQCDLLGIHRSGVYYSPAKESEENLAIMRLLDERYLDKPTHGVLQMQDYLRDEGYRVNHKRVRRLLRLMGLEAIYPKRNLSQLGQAEYIHPYLLRNLKVADPNQVWEVDITYIPLEKGFMYLTAVIDVYSRYVVGWGLSNSLEAEASLSVLREAIARHGKPQIVNSDQGSQFTCKEWVGHLKEEGIRISMDGKGRALDNIYIERLWRTLKRDYVYLNPAKDGWELYQGVKGFFSFYNHEKHHQGIGRCIPVEVYKQQAA from the coding sequence GTGGAGCCGACAGGCGGGCTCAGCGTCCGCTGCCAGTGTGATTTGCTGGGCATCCACCGCAGCGGCGTCTACTACTCTCCGGCAAAGGAGAGCGAGGAGAACCTGGCTATCATGCGCCTGCTGGACGAGCGTTACCTGGACAAGCCCACGCACGGGGTCTTGCAGATGCAGGACTACCTGCGGGATGAAGGGTATCGGGTGAATCACAAGCGGGTCAGAAGGCTCCTGAGGCTCATGGGCCTGGAGGCCATCTACCCTAAGCGGAACCTGAGCCAGCTGGGCCAGGCAGAGTATATCCACCCTTACCTGCTGAGGAACCTAAAGGTAGCGGATCCAAACCAGGTCTGGGAGGTGGACATCACCTACATCCCGCTGGAGAAGGGGTTTATGTACCTGACGGCCGTCATCGATGTGTATAGCCGCTATGTGGTCGGCTGGGGGCTGTCCAACAGCCTGGAGGCCGAGGCAAGCCTATCGGTGCTGCGGGAGGCGATTGCCCGCCACGGCAAACCGCAGATAGTGAACTCCGACCAGGGCAGTCAGTTCACCTGCAAAGAGTGGGTGGGACACCTGAAGGAGGAAGGCATCCGCATCAGCATGGATGGCAAGGGCAGGGCGCTGGACAATATTTACATCGAGCGGCTGTGGCGGACGCTGAAGCGGGACTATGTTTACTTAAACCCGGCAAAGGATGGATGGGAGCTGTATCAGGGAGTGAAGGGCTTCTTCAGTTTCTACAACCATGAGAAGCATCACCAGGGAATCGGCAGGTGTATTCCGGTAGAGGTCTATAAACAACAGGCTGCGTGA
- a CDS encoding Gfo/Idh/MocA family protein, with the protein MEKHNSNTRRDFIKKAALGTVGFSLMGFSAKSYGRILGANDRVQVAIVGFSDRFRNSLYPSFMAHAKELNFEFMGVSDIWNWRREEAEAFVKEKHGLKIKKYRNNDELYAQKGVDAVIISTADFQHALMGVEAVRNGKDAYIEKPMAETMEDARAILKAVEETGKIVQIGSQRRSAPNYIAANEYIRSGKFGDIKMVEMTWNVNQPGRWRLPKLVSEIREQDTDWNRFLMNRPKVAWDPRKYLEYRLFWPYSSGIPGQWMSHQIDTVHWFTGLEHPRSVVANGGIYMWQDGRTNADTMTAVFDYGPADDKSKGFQVVYSSRFSNEAGGIKELYYSNGGMLNLDTNKVTSEGGLTQNMAKAMGMEANKLADYTLPNDIKAATGANTGGDPMTSLHMRNWMECVRSRQTPNASVKAGYNHSVANIMTRTALETGKRITFDDTKQDVIVS; encoded by the coding sequence ATGGAAAAACATAACAGCAATACACGCAGAGACTTTATAAAGAAGGCTGCACTGGGCACAGTAGGCTTCTCGCTGATGGGTTTTAGCGCCAAAAGCTATGGTCGAATTTTAGGAGCCAACGACAGAGTACAGGTAGCAATTGTCGGATTTTCTGACCGATTCAGGAATTCTTTATATCCTTCCTTCATGGCGCATGCCAAAGAGCTGAATTTTGAATTTATGGGTGTGTCGGATATTTGGAATTGGCGCAGAGAAGAGGCGGAGGCATTTGTGAAGGAGAAGCACGGGCTAAAAATAAAGAAGTACCGCAACAACGATGAGCTTTATGCGCAGAAAGGGGTAGATGCCGTAATTATCAGTACTGCTGATTTTCAGCATGCGCTTATGGGAGTAGAGGCTGTTAGAAATGGTAAAGATGCTTATATAGAAAAGCCTATGGCCGAAACCATGGAAGATGCCAGAGCTATTTTAAAAGCAGTAGAGGAAACGGGCAAAATAGTACAGATCGGTTCTCAGCGTAGAAGTGCACCTAATTACATAGCTGCAAATGAATACATCCGCTCCGGGAAGTTTGGCGATATTAAAATGGTGGAGATGACCTGGAACGTAAACCAACCGGGGCGTTGGCGCCTTCCGAAGCTTGTAAGCGAAATACGGGAGCAGGATACAGATTGGAACCGCTTCCTGATGAACCGCCCGAAGGTGGCTTGGGACCCAAGAAAGTACCTGGAGTACCGCCTGTTCTGGCCTTACTCTTCCGGAATACCGGGGCAGTGGATGTCGCACCAGATTGATACTGTGCATTGGTTTACGGGGCTGGAGCATCCTCGCAGTGTGGTAGCCAACGGTGGCATTTATATGTGGCAGGATGGCCGCACCAATGCTGATACCATGACGGCTGTGTTCGATTATGGTCCTGCTGATGATAAAAGCAAAGGCTTTCAGGTGGTGTACTCTTCCCGTTTCAGCAACGAGGCAGGTGGCATTAAAGAGCTATACTATTCTAATGGTGGTATGCTAAACCTCGACACAAACAAAGTAACATCGGAGGGTGGTTTAACGCAAAATATGGCGAAGGCTATGGGTATGGAGGCTAATAAATTGGCCGATTATACCCTGCCAAACGATATAAAAGCGGCCACTGGTGCCAACACAGGCGGAGACCCGATGACCTCGCTGCACATGCGCAACTGGATGGAGTGCGTGAGAAGCCGACAGACACCTAATGCCTCGGTAAAAGCTGGCTATAATCATTCTGTAGCTAACATTATGACAAGAACTGCTCTGGAAACAGGTAAACGTATTACCTTCGATGATACCAAGCAGGATGTTATAGTGAGTTAA
- a CDS encoding BlaI/MecI/CopY family transcriptional regulator, which produces MEKLTQQEEEAMQVIWQLNGGFIKDFLEKLPDPQPPYTTLASTVKNLEKKGYLVSEKLGNTYRYTPLIKAEDYKKRFMKGFVGDYFKDSYKELVAFFAKEQQISAEELKEIIDMIENKKSE; this is translated from the coding sequence ATGGAAAAGCTAACACAACAAGAAGAAGAGGCCATGCAGGTAATCTGGCAACTGAATGGCGGTTTTATCAAGGACTTTCTGGAGAAGCTGCCTGATCCACAGCCACCTTATACTACTCTGGCCTCTACGGTAAAGAACCTAGAGAAGAAGGGGTATCTGGTAAGCGAAAAGCTGGGAAACACCTACCGCTACACCCCACTTATAAAGGCTGAAGATTATAAGAAACGCTTTATGAAGGGCTTTGTAGGAGACTACTTTAAGGATTCCTATAAAGAACTGGTGGCCTTTTTTGCCAAAGAACAGCAAATCAGCGCAGAAGAACTGAAAGAGATTATAGATATGATTGAGAATAAAAAATCAGAATGA
- a CDS encoding transposase, whose amino-acid sequence MKGKRRKFSAAFKAKVALEALKERESLAELSKRFEVHPNMISKWKQEFVENSSLVFEKEKGPAQEPDTETLYARIGSLELEKEFLKKA is encoded by the coding sequence ATGAAAGGGAAAAGAAGGAAATTCAGCGCGGCCTTCAAGGCCAAGGTAGCCCTGGAGGCTTTGAAAGAGCGGGAGAGCCTGGCGGAGCTGTCCAAACGCTTCGAGGTGCACCCGAACATGATCAGCAAATGGAAGCAGGAGTTTGTGGAGAACTCTTCTCTTGTCTTTGAAAAGGAGAAGGGTCCTGCACAGGAGCCTGACACCGAGACGCTCTATGCCCGCATCGGCAGTCTGGAGTTGGAGAAAGAGTTCTTAAAAAAAGCTTAG
- a CDS encoding DUF1080 domain-containing protein: protein MKNLRLMIVGTATALSAVACQSNQQNTEKTAGQAVSATEASATSPNTLTAAEQAEGWVLLFDGNSTAGWRGAYKDAFPEKGWKVENGELIVIKSDGAESRNGGDIITEKEYSDFELTLEAKLTPGANSGVKYFVTERLPKSPGSAIGLEFQLLDDERHPDAKMGKSGNRTIASLYDLITAKNKQASPIGEWNQVCIVSDGKHVEHWLNGTKVVEYERGSTAFRDLVAGSKYKDYENFGEAEQGHILLQDHGDEVHFRNIKLRELKAKGTASVNQD from the coding sequence ATGAAAAACTTACGACTTATGATAGTGGGTACAGCCACAGCGCTTTCAGCAGTAGCATGTCAGAGTAATCAGCAAAACACAGAAAAGACTGCCGGCCAGGCTGTGAGTGCTACAGAGGCCTCTGCTACCAGCCCTAACACACTTACCGCTGCCGAGCAAGCAGAAGGTTGGGTATTACTATTCGATGGCAACAGCACTGCCGGCTGGCGTGGAGCCTACAAAGATGCATTCCCAGAAAAGGGCTGGAAGGTAGAGAACGGAGAACTGATCGTTATAAAATCAGACGGAGCAGAGTCGCGCAATGGAGGCGACATTATCACAGAGAAAGAGTACAGCGATTTTGAGCTGACTCTGGAAGCTAAGTTGACACCAGGAGCGAACAGTGGCGTTAAGTATTTTGTAACGGAGCGACTGCCTAAGAGCCCGGGTTCGGCTATTGGGCTGGAGTTTCAACTGCTCGACGATGAGCGCCATCCTGATGCTAAAATGGGCAAAAGTGGTAACAGAACCATTGCTTCACTTTATGATCTGATTACAGCCAAAAACAAACAGGCTTCCCCTATAGGAGAGTGGAACCAGGTGTGCATTGTATCAGATGGAAAGCATGTAGAGCATTGGCTGAATGGAACAAAAGTAGTTGAGTACGAGCGTGGCAGTACAGCCTTTCGTGATCTGGTAGCAGGCAGTAAGTATAAAGATTATGAAAATTTTGGCGAGGCAGAGCAGGGGCATATCCTGCTGCAGGACCACGGTGACGAAGTACACTTCCGCAACATTAAACTAAGAGAACTAAAAGCTAAGGGCACAGCCAGTGTAAATCAGGACTAA
- a CDS encoding M56 family metallopeptidase, translated as MPDLILYLLKVNIALVLFYLVYRFVLRRLTFYNLNRCFLIFGILFSIVYPFVDLTEFTAQNPQLTEKLVIVSAPWPTVTHAPTQTPAFNLWQLPVYIFATGAAVMLLRFLLQILSLYKLHTQSIKSRLLEFDFRRVQEDVNPFSFWQTIYLNPGTLHTTELVPILRHEQVHVKGWHTLDVLLFELLTIFSWFNPGVWFMKSAMKQNLEFIADRKVLQSGLDSKAYQYSLIRVSSLSQGTALANNFNFLTIKKRIAMMNKNPSTRANLLRFLVVFPVAAVLVVVFNSVAQTTENQQLKEPVITRVVTEVPIEKSKEYMEVAPKVFIKNSLNLEYVVWQATTETLIIKPKGHQEESYRIKNEQDVATATQKYGLRLTAPDKAKSITQTEEHLFILEDNPYYQNKANLPQDYKAFLKRNPTIEKVGWKFDNEQDFNLQSIVIYLKSGGSEVYNYSDSKSIATAKSKYGELPNLPPPPPPVPAKEELPPPPPPAPSKEQLPPPPPPVKQDTPHPSILLEDQNSITCIFRPASMTSDELNAAHSAFKEKGFKFSFNKSFSNGKLSGIELALFSQDESGKLTGSYNLEELKKEKRVIVLQANKLTQHLSISTQPED; from the coding sequence ATGCCGGATCTGATCTTATACCTGCTGAAAGTAAACATCGCACTGGTACTGTTTTACCTGGTGTATCGCTTTGTGCTGCGACGGCTAACCTTCTATAACCTCAATCGCTGCTTTCTGATCTTTGGGATACTGTTTTCCATAGTTTATCCTTTTGTAGATCTTACAGAATTCACTGCTCAAAACCCGCAGCTTACTGAAAAGCTGGTAATAGTTTCTGCGCCATGGCCAACTGTTACGCATGCTCCCACGCAAACGCCTGCCTTTAATCTTTGGCAACTACCAGTTTATATATTTGCAACAGGGGCAGCAGTTATGCTTCTCCGCTTTCTACTACAAATCCTTTCGCTCTACAAGCTGCATACACAGTCAATCAAGTCGCGGCTACTTGAGTTTGATTTCAGGCGGGTTCAGGAAGATGTTAATCCATTTTCCTTCTGGCAAACCATCTATTTAAATCCAGGCACACTCCACACAACCGAATTAGTACCCATCCTTCGCCACGAACAGGTGCATGTAAAGGGGTGGCATACGCTGGATGTACTGCTTTTTGAGTTACTGACTATATTTTCCTGGTTTAACCCAGGTGTATGGTTTATGAAGTCAGCTATGAAACAGAACCTGGAGTTTATTGCCGACAGAAAGGTATTGCAAAGCGGCCTCGACAGCAAAGCTTACCAGTACAGCCTGATCAGGGTAAGCAGTTTATCACAGGGTACAGCTTTGGCTAACAATTTTAATTTTTTAACTATAAAAAAACGTATCGCTATGATGAACAAGAATCCGAGTACCCGAGCAAATTTACTTCGGTTCCTGGTGGTATTTCCAGTTGCTGCTGTACTTGTAGTAGTTTTCAACAGTGTTGCTCAAACTACAGAAAATCAGCAATTAAAAGAGCCTGTTATAACTAGAGTTGTAACAGAGGTACCAATTGAGAAATCGAAAGAATATATGGAAGTGGCACCAAAGGTTTTCATAAAAAACTCTCTCAATTTAGAATACGTCGTTTGGCAGGCTACAACTGAAACTTTAATAATTAAACCAAAAGGGCACCAGGAAGAATCCTATCGAATAAAGAATGAACAAGATGTAGCAACTGCTACGCAAAAATATGGCCTACGCTTAACTGCACCTGATAAAGCAAAAAGCATTACCCAAACAGAAGAACATCTCTTTATTTTAGAAGATAATCCATACTATCAGAACAAAGCAAATTTACCACAAGACTATAAAGCCTTCTTAAAAAGAAACCCAACTATAGAAAAAGTTGGCTGGAAGTTTGATAACGAACAGGATTTCAATTTACAATCAATCGTAATTTACTTGAAATCCGGAGGCTCAGAAGTATACAATTACAGTGACAGCAAAAGCATAGCCACTGCTAAAAGTAAGTACGGAGAGCTACCGAACCTACCTCCTCCGCCGCCACCAGTGCCTGCTAAAGAAGAGTTACCTCCGCCGCCTCCACCAGCACCGTCTAAGGAGCAACTTCCACCACCTCCTCCGCCTGTAAAGCAGGACACTCCGCATCCTTCTATACTCCTGGAAGATCAAAACTCCATTACCTGCATCTTTCGGCCTGCATCCATGACAAGCGATGAACTTAATGCGGCTCATAGCGCTTTTAAAGAAAAAGGCTTTAAGTTCTCTTTTAACAAATCCTTTTCTAATGGCAAGCTGTCAGGCATAGAACTTGCCCTATTTTCGCAAGATGAAAGTGGTAAATTAACAGGCTCTTATAATTTAGAAGAACTAAAAAAGGAAAAGAGAGTGATTGTGCTTCAGGCGAACAAACTAACACAGCATCTTTCTATATCTACACAGCCTGAAGATTAA